Proteins from one Plasmodium gaboni strain SY75 chromosome 4, whole genome shotgun sequence genomic window:
- a CDS encoding putative mitochondrial carrier protein gives MEKRTINIQNIVLSSSVSSVFVSLICTPLDVIKNYIQYNNNISFDKKYIVKKITKKKKNKLIKFNSFYYQTFKNIYNNYGIKAIYRGLVSTTNLYVINNTLFFYVYEELKDKGIPYYLSATISRFISIIVTSPLELYKTNIQANVCNSYKVSIFDIFKDKQNRKVKINLYKGITSTLVRDIPFSAIYWSLNEYFVGYIKKHDAEYDKRKNFVKKFVYPFICGCLSSTITTFITHPLDIIKTNLQARCIDIIHKSDFDYKKIKNYDMYTKNKTYNFYNICQNNLYNNKYICDVKVNNFAHNNHRSIYYKYGSSKYGCNTYNYKYYNYFKLTNHNNYNIFSISKLIFKRHGIKGFYIGIFPRLVKIVPTCAILFSTYHYFNY, from the exons ATGGAAAAGAGGACgataaatattcaaaaCATAGTATTGAGTAGTTCAGTATCAA GTGTTTTTGTTAGCCTTATATGCACACCCCTTGATGTCATAAAGAACTACatacaatataataataatataagtTTTGACAAGAAATACattgtaaaaaaaataacaaagaagaaaaagaacaaacttataaaatttaattcGTTTTATTATCAgacatttaaaaatatatataataattatggCATAAAGGCTATATATAGAG GCCTTGTTTCAACTACCAATTTATACGTTATAAATAATACCTTATTTTTTTACGTATATGAAGAACTAAAAGATAAAGGCATTCCATATTATTTGAGTGCCACAATTTCTCGCTTTATATCTATAATAGTTACATCTCCTTTGGAActatataaaacaaatattcAGGCGAATGTTTGTAATAGTTATAAAGTAAgtatatttgatatatttaaagataaacaaaatcgaaaagtaaaaataaatttgtaTAAAGGAATAACATCTACTCTTGTTAGAGATATTCCTTTCTCAGCTATATATTGGTCATTGAATGAATATTTTGTAggttatataaaaaaacatgATGCTGAATATgataaaaggaaaaattttgttaaaaaatttGTATATCCATTTATATGTGGTTGTTTAAGTAGTACTATTACTACTTTTATTACACATCCATTGgatattattaaaacaaaTTTACAAGCAAGATGTATTGATATAATTCATAAAAGTGATTttgattataaaaaaatcaaaaattatgatatgtatacaaaaaataaaacatataatttctataatatttgtcaaaataatctatataataataaatatatatgtgatgttaaagttaataattttgcacataataatcatagatctatatattataaatatggaTCTAGTAAATATGGTTgtaatacatataattataaatattataattactTTAAATTAActaatcataataattataatatattctcTATATCCAAacttatttttaaaagacATGGAATTAAAGGATTCTACATTGGTATCTTTCCAAGGTTAGTAAAAATTGTACCAACATGTGCAATCCTTTTCTCAACATATCATTATTTcaattattaa
- a CDS encoding hypothetical protein (conserved Plasmodium protein, unknown function), which produces MYSYMQRNINKINNVKNILLKKEWRINSHMVNDTIERNEMCLCNNDNSFILFKQSFINIFNKKQIIYEMRRDRGGTVRRKLSREKKKTQKKQKKDST; this is translated from the coding sequence atgtATTCCTATATGCAgagaaatattaataaaataaataatgtcAAGAATATTTTACTAAAAAAGGAATGGAGGATAAATTCTCATATGGTTAATGACACCATCGAAAGGAATGAAATGTGTTTATgtaataatgataattcatttattctttttaaacaatcttttataaatatatttaataaaaaacaaattatttatGAAATGCGACGTGATAGAGGAGGTACTGTAAGAAGAAAGTTGAGtagagaaaaaaaaaaaacacaaaagaaacaaaaaaaagatagTAC
- a CDS encoding putative transcription factor — MFFTSKFLFNKNVNNDETFDSRSKASDEEEEGYDKSDIKEDNNNKKKKKNNSKKKEKKKDIHKNKDTNIDINGDTDKNTNKNLKKLSEELENINKEKKKVHFEEDEITSEELLNYFIKSYNNKINIENDELCQILTGKKYYDIERLAKNATEITHYDLKNKNMQKNKQSYCKTCGYIYNYDDYMYLFMKCFQLLNIRNHNEFSYDIIKCIYCGSVLGDIEILFNQFNNNENSIELYSYREKYIFDKNKKDYWKNKITSFNKNTPLFKEEEKTAYNITYEKCLDCGNDFLHFINIQTRSADEGSTIIYFCPNCKKQTTVNN, encoded by the coding sequence ATGTTTTTTACAAGTaagtttttatttaataaaaatgtaaataatgatgaaacGTTCGACAGTAGAAGTAAAGCAAGTGATGAAGAGGAAGAAGGTTATGACAAAAGTgatataaaagaagataataataataaaaaaaaaaaaaaaaataatagtaaaaagaaagaaaaaaagaaagatatacataaaaataaagatactaatatagatataaatgGCGACACtgataaaaatacaaataaaaatttgaAGAAATTAAGTGAGGaattagaaaatattaataaagaaaagaaaaaggTTCATTTTGAAGAAGATGAAATAACATCtgaagaattattaaattattttattaaatcatataataataaaataaatatagaGAATGATGAATTATGTCAAATATTAACAGgaaagaaatattatgatattGAGCGACTAGCTAAGAATGCAACAGAAATAACACATTATGATTTgaagaataaaaatatgcaaaaaaataaacaatcTTATTGTAAAACATgtggatatatatataattatgatgattatatgtatttatttatgaaatgttttcaattattaaatattagAAATCATAATGAATTTTcatatgatattattaagTGTATATATTGTGGATCAGTATTGGGAgatatagaaatattattcaacCAGTTTAATAATAACGAAAATTCTATAgaattatattcatatagagaaaaatatatattcgataaaaataaaaaagattattggaaaaataaaattacgtcatttaataaaaatacaccattatttaaagaagaagaaaaaacTGCATATAATATCACCTATGAAAAATGTCTAGATTGTGGTAATGActttttacattttataaatatacaaacAAGAAGTGCCGATGAAGGATCAacaattatttatttctgTCCAAATTGTAAAAAGCAAACAACAGTTAATAATTAA
- a CDS encoding hypothetical protein (conserved Plasmodium protein, unknown function), with protein sequence MAIPSLLSCKSNNSSSEDKTEKCTHKLYELKNEYIFVYRCNICLLLFTCVYTFAEHIISENHRIKQLDALKKDKYFNCLRCKYICLSVVKMIKHIELYNHGHNILKKIKKKILYTGKASCACKMKCYFFYSQNKNLTNIERCTLYNENNIKQYGINDEDKYINHDINIEEKVHNMKNEEKETIKKNCNKIYNDDGKGDYDNTFLIYQTNIDYSNNGNNNYNNNNNNNNNYNNNNYYNNDYMLPNKYLSLNNIQNKECIKKYSLPINVQKNHVATKNYMNFQHYHSDNQEYNSDPYNIENINNIHTNVLFKNEQTTENETQKEHMKNILYDQNENQKKNLFIHMHENNYNIDDDIISKNSKSYIQKDFLSTNEKRNNSIQYGIDHFDFNMNKRNTYPTDVASHSLIKNLIPNINTSYSSNINNKINEVEMNHNINNLHNNITFNNSMNNYTYCNNVLLEETADEENKEEQNISYDLNKSDYIFYNLINEENNINNVNHINHINNTYQKYQNNKREDNSLCIYNDDIEKNTFSENNHTYFDAIFNSYFLKDILPNGDDKDDNSVDAENYKIKNDEEEIKQFIPINLNPCTYQNETNILLKLPHEEGNNIEEVVEHANKNDDDENDNNEHPCYNNIEQEILINMNKSFFKGLNENTEEDVTNLHRKKGSDILSEETNKEEDIVENIYMKNINICNNILNNKNEENNMQDISNISSICDKSQNDILSSLRIIKNEKEKNKYNILNENNNDYYLNKIGQDVNNFLNILFDKKNEMINKNSVKNSMYSSDNKLNISHNNNNNNNNNHLFCNEDIQYVPIYNNSHLSNEKNDLSYDLNLPYDLNLPYDLNLPYDLNLPYDLNLPYDLNLPYDLNLSCDLNLSPLSNSNMNKNLLYHEKNIKFLNNNRNFINTQEDINHNDVEGKKEKHSFYMVPHNISHIDKKVDENNGYIISHEQNYNMISKKNVYNNLYNVNTDNQKQKQVTITDQGDNTNIHRSNAYTEANKKRILFVNEINEIKKTIQKETMNSSNANNIYFNNNNINSNNVENIINMNPLLYYGKEKILYKGKFKKYDSTPTIPNNNNNNNLYDIRMVPKSNTDTYAANIKKCI encoded by the coding sequence ATGGCTATTCCATCCCTTTTAAGTTGTAAAAGTAATAACAGTTCTTCTGAAGACAAGACAGAAAAATGCACACATAAATTGTACGAATTAAAgaatgaatatatttttgtttatcgatgtaatatatgtttattattatttacatgTGTATATACATTTGCAGAACATATTATTTCAGAAAACCATAGAATTAAACAATTGGATGCTTTAAAGAAGGATAAATATTTCAACTGTTTAAgatgtaaatatatttgtttgAGTGTTGTTAAAATGATTAAGCAtattgaattatataatcatggtcataatattttgaaaaaaataaaaaaaaaaattctttaCACCGGAAAAGCTAGCTGTGCATGTAAAATGAAATgctattttttttattctcaaaataaaaacttAACAAACATAGAGAGGTGcacattatataatgaaaataatataaaacaatatggaataaatgatgaagataaatatattaaccatgatataaatatagaagaaaaagTGCATAATATGAAGAATGAAGAGAAAGAAAcaataaagaaaaattgtaataaaatatataatgatgatgGTAAGGGTGATTATGATAATACATTTTTGATTTATCAAACCAATATTGATTATTCGAACAATGGTAACAATAattacaataataataataataataataataattacaataataataattattataataatgattatatgttaccaaataaatatttatccttaaataatatacaaaataaagaatgtattaaaaaatattcctTACCAATAAATGTTCAGAAAAATCATGTAGCTACaaagaattatatgaatttcCAACATTATCATAGTGATAATCAAGAATATAATTCAGATCCCtataatatagaaaatataaataatattcacACCAATGTTCTATTCAAAAATGAACAAACAACTGAAAATGAAACACAAAAAGAACATATGAAGAATATTCTTTATGATCAGAATgaaaatcaaaaaaaaaatttatttatacacatgcatgaaaataattacaatatagatgatgatataatatcaaAGAATAGtaaatcatatatacaaaaaGATTTTCTATCCACtaatgaaaaaagaaataattcTATACAATATGGAATAGATCATTTTGATTTTAACATgaataaaagaaatacaTATCCTACAGATGTAGCTAGCCATTCATTAATAAAAAACTTAATTCCGAATATTAACACCTCATATTCATctaatataaataataaaattaatgaGGTTGAAATgaatcataatataaataatcttcataataatatcacATTTAATAATAGTATGAATAACTATACATACTGTAATAATGTGCTTCTCGAGGAAACAGctgatgaagaaaataaagaagaacaaaatatatcatatgaTTTAAACAAGAGtgattatattttttataatttaataaatgaagagaataatataaataatgtaaatcatataaatcatataaataatacatatcAGAAATATCAAAATAACAAACGTGAAGATAATTCCCTCTGCAtttataatgatgatattgaaaaaaatacattCTCTGAAAATAACCATACATATTTTGATGcaatttttaattcatattttcttaaAGATATTCTACCTAATGGGGATGATAAAGATGATAATTCTGTTGATGctgaaaattataaaataaaaaatgatgagGAAGAAATAAAACAGTTTATACCCATAAATTTAAATCCATGTACTTATCAGAACGAGactaatatattattgaaaTTACCACATGAAGAAGGAAACAATATTGAAGAGGTGGTTGAACATGCGAAcaaaaatgatgatgatgaaaatgataataatgaacatccatgttataataatatagaacAAGAAATACTGATTAACATGAataaatctttttttaaaggcttaaatgaaaatacaGAAGAAGACGTAACAAATTTACACAGAAAAAAAGGTTCTGATATTTTGAGTGAAGAAACAAATAAAGAAGAGGATATAgtagaaaatatttatatgaaaaatataaatatatgtaataatatattaaataataagaatgaGGAGAATAATATGCAAgatatatcaaatatttCAAGCATCTGTGATAAAAGTCaaaatgatattttatcatctttacgtattataaaaaatgagaaagaaaaaaataaatacaatatattgaatgaaaataataatgattattatttgaataaaaTAGGACAAGatgtaaataattttttaaatatattatttgataaaaaaaatgaaatgaTAAATAAGAACAGTGTAAAAAATAGTATGTATAGTTCAGACAATAAATTGAATATATCAcacaacaataataataataataataataatcatcTTTTTTGTAATGAGGATATTCAATATGTGCCCATCTATAATAACTCTCATTTatcaaatgaaaaaaatgatttatcTTATGATTTAAATTTACCTTATGATTTAAATTTACCTTATGATTTAAATTTACCTTATGATTTAAATTTACCTTATGATTTAAATTTACCTTATGATTTAAATTTACCTTATGATTTAAATTTATCTTGTGATTTAAATTTATCTCCTTTATCAAACAGTAACatgaataaaaatttgttatatcatgaaaaaaatattaaatttcttaataataatagaaaCTTTATAAACACACAAGAAGATATAAATCATAACGATGTAGAAggaaaaaaagaaaaacatTCTTTCTATATGGTACCACATAACATTTCTCATATAGATAAAAAGGtagatgaaaataatggatatataatatcacACGAgcaaaattataatatgatttccaaaaaaaatgtttataacaacttatataatgtaaataCAGATAATCAGAAACAAAAACAAGTAACAATAACAGATCAAGGTGATAATACGAATATTCATAGGTCTAACGCATATACAGAGGCAAATAAAAAGagaatattatttgttaatgaaataaatgaaataaaaaaaacaattcAAAAAGAAACTATGAACAGTAGTAATgcaaataatatatatttcaataataataatattaatagtaataatgttgaaaatattataaatatgaatcCATTGCTATATTATGgtaaagaaaaaatattatataaaggaaaatttaaaaaatatgattcTACCCCTACTATTcctaataataataataataataatttatatgatattagGATGGTGCCAAAAAGTAATACAGATACGTATGCTGctaacataaaaaaatgcatataa
- a CDS encoding putative peptidyl-tRNA hydrolase 2 yields MSSDNKVINNLQNERYDNIVLLVAFLCGLVLGLVINYYKSMKKKMIKIKEVCETFDLKYKTDCKMVFCVRTDIKMTKGKICSQCCHACLSVYEKILKRNNKIKDELKQKNSLTYFDVWKKTGQKKIVLKISSLEEMFEIESKAQKENLITSIIVDAGRTQIEPNTETVIAIEPVPDEIVNKITGDLKLL; encoded by the exons ATGAGTTCTGATAATAAAGTAATAAACAATTTACAAAATGAGAGATATGACAACATTGTGTTGTTAGTTGCTTTTTTGTGTGGCCTTGTTCTTGGGTTAGTAATAAATTACTATAAAAgtatgaagaaaaaaatgataaaaataaaggaGGTTTGTGAGACGTTCGATTTAAAATACAAAACTGACTGTAAGATGGTTTTTTGTGTAAGAACGG ACATAAAAATGACAAAGGGGAAAATATGTTCACAATGTTGTCACGCTTGCCTATCCgtatatgaaaaaattttaaaaagaaataataaaattaaagatgaattaaaacaaaaaaatagtTTAACCTATTTTGATGTGTGGAAAAAAACTggacaaaaaaaaattgttcttaaaatatca AGTCTAGAAGAAATGTTTGAAATAGAAAGCAAAGCTCAAAAGGAGAATCTTATAACATCCATAATTGTTGATGCG GGTCGCACACAAATTGAACCTAATACAGAAACGGTCATTGCTATAGAACCAG TACCTGATGAAATTGTGAATAAAATAACTGGAGATTTAAAACTTTTGTAG
- a CDS encoding putative methyltransferase, which produces MFSFSSFKKVLLGVTFANVSVIGSCFYIFKKNRPLNDETLEVPNENFRIRIFDTLAKEYDEKNDFIEKITSINKYRRKNFRKVRGIVLEIGAGSGRNISYLKNVDVLVCVEKSEEMCKVLKNKVDKIKPPFSVYIINDDIKNKIFKPNVFDNVISSFTLCSLEYVNESLQNIYNLLKSNGKFYLIERGIIYHKTLRYILEKLKLYPNKKIPWEYGYYENRYPIDILKNNNFSLIFKLIKNAGTIYVLIAKKNRYNNNNNNNNNNNNITLNDPNIIKENINISINNNQHVNKNHQDNLQQTQNINTILKDSKNNFDIHDILYKPNMVTNIYHSYIYEKKINKK; this is translated from the exons ATGTTCTCATTTTCCTCCTTTAAAAAG GTTTTATTAGGGGTGACATTTGCGAATGTTAGTGTTATAGGTAGctgtttttatatatttaaaaagaatagACCTTTGAATGATGAAACGTTAGAAGTACCGAATGAAAATTTTCGTATTAGGATATTCGATACATTAGCAAAAGAATATGATGAGAAAAATGATTTTATAGAAAAGATTACtagtataaataaatatcGAAGAAAGAATTTTAGAAAAGTGCGAGGAATAGTATTAGAGATTGGTGCTGGTTCTGGTCGTAATATTTCctatttaaaaaatgttgaTGTATTAGTATGTGTTGAAAAAAGTGAAGAAATGTGTAaagtattaaaaaataaagttgataaaataaaaccACCTTTCTctgtatatataataaatgatgatataaaaaataaaatattcaaacCTAACGTTTTTGATAATgttatttcttcttttacCTTATGTTCATTAGAATATGTAAATGAAAGcttacaaaatatttataatcTTTTGAAAAGTAATGGCAAGTTTTATCTTATAGAAAGAGGAATAATATATCACAAAACACTTCGATATATTTTAGAAAAATTGAAACTATATCctaataaaaaaattccTTGGGAATATGgttattatgaaaatagATATCCTAtagatattttaaaaaataataactTCTCTCTAATTTTTAAACTTATCAAAAATGCTGGAACTATTTATGTACTCATAgccaaaaaaaatagatataacaacaacaacaataataataataataataataatatcacTTTAAATGATCCTAATATAATCAAAGAAAACATAAACATATCCATTAATAATAACCAACATGTGAATAAAAATCATCAAGATAATTTACAACAAAcacaaaatattaatacaaTATTAAAGGATtctaaaaataattttgatattcatgatatattatataaaccTAATATGgttacaaatatatatcattcCTATATCtatgagaaaaaaattaataaaaaataa